A region of Prochlorococcus marinus subsp. pastoris str. CCMP1986 DNA encodes the following proteins:
- a CDS encoding RluA family pseudouridine synthase encodes MNSSNKNSFGVGKGELIEITYEMSLPMRLDRWLVSKRPEQSRARIQYFINAGLVLVNYKTAKAKTPLKTGDNIQIWMPPPEPLIYLKPEKMNLNILFEDEHIIVINKQSGLIVHPAPGHKSGTLVNGLLFHCKDLPGINGKLRPGIVHRLDKDTSGCMVVAKSQESLVNLQIQIKEKIASRNYIAVIHGVPNTSEGKIVGHIGRDKLNRLKYAVVDEKSGRYACTYWKLLERLGNYSLMSFKLDTGRTHQIRVHCAHINHPILGDPLYGRCKKLPCKLDGQALHAVELGLFHPINGEEMKFEAELPQEFQKLLRVLKKSIKV; translated from the coding sequence ATGAACTCAAGTAATAAAAACTCTTTTGGAGTAGGAAAAGGTGAATTAATAGAAATTACTTATGAAATGTCCCTTCCTATGCGACTCGATAGGTGGCTAGTAAGTAAGAGGCCTGAACAGAGTAGAGCAAGAATACAATATTTTATAAACGCGGGATTAGTTCTTGTTAACTACAAAACTGCAAAAGCTAAAACCCCATTAAAAACAGGAGATAATATACAAATTTGGATGCCTCCTCCAGAACCTCTCATATATTTAAAGCCAGAAAAGATGAACTTAAATATCCTTTTTGAAGATGAACACATCATTGTAATTAATAAACAATCAGGACTCATAGTCCATCCAGCTCCAGGACATAAATCAGGCACCTTAGTAAATGGACTACTTTTTCACTGTAAAGATTTACCTGGAATAAATGGCAAGTTAAGACCTGGGATAGTTCATAGATTAGATAAGGACACATCTGGCTGTATGGTTGTAGCAAAAAGCCAAGAATCACTTGTCAATCTTCAAATACAAATAAAAGAAAAAATCGCTTCAAGAAACTATATTGCGGTAATTCATGGAGTCCCAAATACTTCAGAAGGTAAAATTGTTGGACACATAGGTAGAGATAAACTAAATCGATTGAAGTATGCAGTAGTTGATGAAAAATCCGGGAGATATGCATGTACTTATTGGAAATTATTAGAAAGATTAGGTAATTATTCATTAATGAGCTTCAAATTAGATACTGGAAGAACTCATCAAATAAGAGTTCATTGTGCACATATCAATCACCCCATTCTTGGTGATCCTTTATATGGAAGGTGTAAAAAGCTTCCTTGCAAATTGGATGGTCAGGCTTTACATGCTGTAGAGCTAGGACTTTTTCATCCTATAAATGGAGAAGAAATGAAATTTGAAGCAGAATTACCCCAAGAATTTCAGAAATTATTGAGAGTCTTAAAAAAATCAATTAAGGTTTAA
- the ylqF gene encoding ribosome biogenesis GTPase YlqF: MEIPKIQWYPGHIAKAEKKLTEVINRVDLVIEVRDARIPLSTGHPHLNQWIRNKKHILVINRADMISTETITNWNKWFKKDNIYPLWCDAKNGKGIKEICKSAKESRLSIDNKRLSRGMKVRPIRALTLGFPNVGKSALINRIAKKKVVESARKAGVTRNLRWIRLDNGIDLLDAPGVIPPNLENQKSALNLALCDDIGEAAYEIESVAIEFIKIIFKLKEDKNANISLSKISDRYGVDILKNFDNPHEWIDLVALKHTSGDKRRMAHKLLEDYRNQMLGKISLEVPR, translated from the coding sequence TTGGAAATACCTAAAATTCAATGGTACCCAGGCCATATTGCTAAAGCCGAAAAAAAGCTAACTGAAGTGATAAATAGGGTAGATTTAGTTATAGAAGTTAGAGATGCAAGAATTCCTTTATCAACAGGTCATCCTCATCTTAATCAATGGATTAGAAACAAAAAACATATCCTTGTGATAAATCGTGCGGATATGATAAGTACAGAAACTATAACTAATTGGAACAAGTGGTTTAAAAAAGATAATATATATCCTCTTTGGTGTGATGCAAAAAATGGTAAAGGAATAAAAGAAATTTGTAAATCTGCTAAGGAATCCCGATTATCAATTGACAACAAAAGATTATCTAGAGGAATGAAGGTCAGGCCGATCAGAGCACTTACCCTCGGTTTTCCTAATGTAGGAAAATCTGCATTAATAAATAGAATCGCTAAGAAAAAAGTTGTTGAAAGCGCTAGGAAAGCAGGCGTAACACGTAATCTTAGATGGATCAGATTAGACAATGGAATAGATTTGCTTGATGCCCCCGGTGTTATACCTCCTAATTTAGAGAATCAAAAATCGGCTCTGAATCTTGCACTTTGTGATGATATTGGAGAGGCTGCTTATGAAATAGAAAGTGTTGCGATTGAATTTATAAAAATAATTTTCAAATTAAAAGAAGATAAAAATGCGAATATTTCACTCTCAAAGATATCTGATAGATATGGAGTTGATATATTAAAGAACTTTGATAACCCTCATGAATGGATTGATCTTGTAGCCTTAAAACATACCTCAGGTGATAAAAGAAGAATGGCTCACAAATTATTAGAAGATTATCGTAATCAAATGCTAGGAAAGATTTCTTTGGAAGTGCCAAGATGA
- a CDS encoding phosphoglycerate kinase — MSKLSLSSLDKSKLEGKKVLVRVDFNVPLNDSGQITDDTRIRAAIPTIKYLINNSAKVILAAHFGRPKGKVNEKMRLTPVAARLSDILEQKVNLTESCIGEEALAKSNSLNNGEVLLLENVRFYEEEEKNDLDFAKNLASHADMYVNDAFGAAHRAHASTQGVTKFLEPAVAGFLLEKELKYLQGAIDAPKRPLAAIVGGSKVSSKIGVLDSLLDKCDKIIIGGGMIFTFYKARGLDVGKSLVEEDKLELARNLEAKAKNKGVELLLPSDVLLANEFSPDAESKVSQIDAISGDWMGLDIGPQSIKVFQNALAECKTIIWNGPMGVFEFDKFAEGTNAIATTLADLSSFSEVCTIIGGGDSVAAVEKAGLAEKMSHISTGGGASLELLEGKTLPGVAALKDA, encoded by the coding sequence ATGTCGAAGTTGTCTCTTTCCAGTCTTGATAAGTCTAAATTAGAAGGAAAAAAAGTTCTTGTAAGGGTTGATTTTAATGTCCCATTAAATGACAGTGGTCAAATTACTGATGATACTAGAATAAGAGCAGCAATTCCTACGATAAAATATCTTATAAATAATTCGGCAAAAGTTATATTAGCTGCTCATTTTGGAAGACCTAAAGGGAAAGTTAATGAGAAAATGAGATTAACCCCAGTTGCTGCCAGATTAAGCGATATCTTGGAACAAAAAGTTAATCTGACTGAAAGCTGCATTGGTGAAGAGGCTCTAGCTAAATCTAATAGTTTAAACAATGGGGAGGTTTTATTACTAGAAAATGTTCGTTTTTATGAAGAAGAAGAAAAAAATGATTTAGATTTCGCTAAAAATTTAGCTTCTCATGCAGATATGTATGTTAACGATGCTTTTGGAGCTGCGCATAGAGCTCATGCTTCAACTCAAGGAGTTACAAAATTTTTAGAACCTGCTGTTGCAGGATTTTTGTTAGAAAAAGAGTTGAAATATTTACAGGGCGCAATTGATGCTCCAAAACGTCCTCTTGCAGCAATAGTAGGAGGTTCTAAAGTAAGTAGCAAAATTGGAGTTTTGGATTCTCTTTTAGATAAGTGTGACAAAATTATTATTGGGGGCGGTATGATTTTTACTTTTTACAAGGCAAGAGGATTAGATGTTGGGAAGAGTCTTGTTGAGGAAGATAAACTCGAACTAGCAAGAAATTTAGAGGCAAAAGCAAAAAATAAAGGGGTAGAGCTTCTATTACCATCTGATGTATTACTTGCAAATGAGTTTTCTCCTGATGCAGAAAGTAAAGTCTCTCAAATAGATGCAATAAGTGGTGATTGGATGGGCCTAGACATTGGGCCACAATCAATCAAGGTTTTCCAAAATGCTCTTGCCGAATGTAAAACAATAATTTGGAATGGTCCAATGGGTGTTTTTGAATTTGATAAATTTGCTGAAGGTACAAATGCAATAGCAACAACCCTGGCAGATTTAAGTTCTTTCTCTGAGGTTTGTACAATTATTGGAGGGGGAGATTCTGTCGCTGCAGTAGAAAAAGCTGGCTTAGCTGAAAAAATGTCACATATATCTACTGGTGGAGGGGCTAGTTTAGAACTTTTAGAAGGCAAAACTTTACCTGGAGTAGCAGCTTTAAAAGACGCTTAA
- a CDS encoding UDP-N-acetylglucosamine--N-acetylmuramyl-(pentapeptide) pyrophosphoryl-undecaprenol N-acetylglucosamine transferase encodes MSKKRNNLLIAASGTGGHIFPALAVSKKVEKDWDIHWLGVTKRLDSEFVPSKYNLLTLNLETPKKNIFRVFQYLKILFSIFNIIKILKEKKINLVFTTGGYISAPTILAAKWLKIPVILHESNLIPGTVTKYFGFLCEFVLLGFKDTNYYLKNCKTIFTGTPLRDQFYEINPLPKWVPRGKGPLLIVMGGSQGAKMINEIFYESIDFLIKQNFRIVHIIGENNSNNLVKFKSNNYVQKKFTNQIASLMQNCELVISRSGAGTINELIQTGKPSILIPYPNSKNNHQEKNAMILSSIGGAILMNQNQISKLFFEETLKRILKFKLKKGKPKYEILDLMKENIKNLDTLKSTNEIKKLINYFLKEF; translated from the coding sequence ATGTCTAAAAAAAGAAATAATTTATTAATAGCGGCAAGTGGAACAGGAGGTCATATCTTTCCTGCTTTAGCAGTCTCTAAAAAGGTTGAAAAAGATTGGGATATTCATTGGCTAGGAGTTACAAAAAGACTCGATTCTGAATTTGTACCTAGCAAATATAATCTTTTGACTTTGAATTTGGAGACACCAAAAAAAAATATTTTTAGAGTATTTCAATATCTAAAAATCTTATTTTCAATTTTTAATATTATTAAAATCCTAAAAGAAAAAAAAATTAATTTAGTATTTACTACTGGTGGATATATTTCAGCACCGACAATTCTTGCAGCAAAGTGGCTTAAAATACCTGTTATCCTCCATGAATCAAATTTAATACCGGGCACAGTTACAAAATATTTTGGTTTTCTATGTGAATTTGTTCTTCTGGGTTTTAAAGATACAAATTATTATTTAAAAAATTGCAAAACAATTTTCACTGGTACTCCTCTTAGGGATCAGTTTTATGAAATTAATCCTTTACCAAAATGGGTTCCAAGAGGAAAGGGTCCTCTTTTGATTGTTATGGGAGGAAGTCAAGGTGCAAAGATGATTAATGAAATTTTTTATGAATCTATTGATTTTTTAATAAAACAAAATTTTCGTATAGTTCATATTATTGGTGAAAATAATTCTAATAATTTGGTAAAATTCAAATCTAATAATTATGTTCAAAAGAAATTTACTAATCAAATTGCATCTTTGATGCAAAACTGTGAACTCGTTATATCAAGATCTGGAGCAGGAACAATAAATGAACTCATACAAACTGGAAAACCATCAATTTTAATTCCATACCCTAATTCAAAAAATAATCACCAAGAAAAAAATGCAATGATTCTTTCCTCAATAGGGGGTGCAATTTTAATGAATCAAAATCAAATATCAAAGTTATTTTTTGAAGAGACTTTGAAAAGGATTTTAAAATTTAAATTAAAAAAAGGAAAACCCAAATATGAAATTTTAGATTTAATGAAAGAAAATATAAAAAATCTTGATACCTTAAAATCTACAAATGAGATTAAAAAATTAATAAACTATTTTTTAAAAGAATTTTGA
- a CDS encoding pyridoxal phosphate-dependent aminotransferase — protein sequence MDKFNTNNLNNKGIKEINFKHGGNILTQAKKLNLLPSKIIDSSASLVPFEPPKLILDVLISEIKTLGFRYYPERNLNSLREIIGEFHQINPDNILPGNGASELITWAGYEASKSGASCIPSPGFVDYERSLNCWNASFDYSELPKNWSNSFPQTFPIKPICDVLWITNPHNPTGQLWDKKSLEIILKKYKLVICDEAFLAITPNGEKESLIPLTKKYDNLLVIRSLTKLFNIAGLRLGYIIGSSEKLKKWNIKRDPWPLNSFAIKAGIELLSNKILYEEWTSMIHNWVNTEKNWVSNELSKIKNLKVHNSSTNFFLIESKFSLSSNIHYLEKKGILIRECNSFRFLNEKWARISLQTRKNNKILCREIQNSFKK from the coding sequence ATGGATAAATTCAATACTAATAATTTGAATAATAAAGGTATAAAAGAAATAAACTTCAAGCATGGAGGAAATATATTAACTCAAGCAAAAAAATTAAATTTATTACCATCTAAAATAATTGATTCAAGTGCTTCACTAGTCCCTTTTGAACCCCCCAAGCTGATATTAGATGTTTTAATTTCAGAAATTAAAACTCTAGGATTTCGATATTATCCTGAAAGAAATCTAAATAGTTTGAGAGAAATCATTGGAGAATTTCATCAAATAAATCCTGATAATATATTGCCAGGGAATGGGGCTTCTGAATTAATAACTTGGGCAGGTTATGAAGCTTCCAAATCTGGAGCAAGTTGTATACCAAGTCCAGGCTTCGTAGATTATGAAAGATCACTAAATTGCTGGAACGCTAGCTTCGATTATTCAGAATTACCAAAAAATTGGAGCAATAGTTTTCCCCAAACCTTTCCAATTAAACCAATTTGTGATGTTCTTTGGATAACCAACCCACATAACCCTACGGGTCAATTATGGGATAAAAAATCTTTAGAAATTATTCTAAAAAAATATAAACTAGTTATTTGTGATGAAGCTTTCTTAGCCATCACACCTAATGGTGAGAAAGAATCTTTAATTCCACTCACTAAAAAATATGATAATTTATTAGTTATTAGGAGTTTGACCAAACTCTTTAATATTGCAGGTTTAAGATTAGGTTATATTATTGGCTCATCTGAAAAACTTAAGAAATGGAATATAAAAAGAGACCCTTGGCCATTAAATTCATTTGCTATAAAAGCTGGAATAGAACTATTAAGTAATAAAATTCTTTATGAGGAATGGACATCAATGATTCATAACTGGGTAAATACTGAGAAAAATTGGGTTTCTAATGAATTATCGAAAATAAAAAATCTTAAAGTACATAACTCTTCAACTAACTTTTTTTTAATAGAAAGTAAATTCTCCTTGTCTTCAAATATTCATTATTTAGAAAAAAAAGGGATATTAATTAGAGAATGCAACTCATTTAGATTTCTTAATGAAAAATGGGCAAGAATAAGTTTACAGACTAGAAAAAATAATAAAATTTTATGTAGAGAAATTCAAAATTCTTTTAAAAAATAG
- a CDS encoding quinone-dependent dihydroorotate dehydrogenase, which translates to MIDQKGIFNNIYKNLVTPILKKDTGIDAEYLTNFSLSLLTFSSNNRDWPLISRIIKSLNQEFCVVDKRLHQKICGIDFCNPVGLAAGFDKNGNAANIWKEFGFGFAEIGTVTKFAQSGNPKPRLFRLAKEQAALNRMGFNNHGAENLVKNFLKQNVDLKKHRKNNCLGINFGKSKITSLSKATEDYLTSLKLLIPYCDYAVINVSSPNTEGLRKLQDPILLKELLREVKNLDNCPPLFVKIAPDLSYKDIEDICQLIIDENIDGIIATNTSLDRLGFEQRKIKQTGLLLSEENGGLSGKPLQRKANKIIRHIHNIDNNINLIGVGGIDSPESAWERICSGASLVQIYTGWIYKGPQLVPNILNGILKQINIHQLSNVREAIGSNLEWIE; encoded by the coding sequence ATGATTGATCAGAAAGGGATATTTAATAATATTTATAAGAACTTGGTAACTCCTATCCTTAAAAAAGATACAGGAATAGATGCAGAGTACCTTACAAATTTCTCCTTAAGTCTTCTCACTTTTAGTTCAAATAATAGAGATTGGCCCTTAATTTCAAGAATAATAAAGAGTTTAAATCAAGAATTTTGTGTTGTTGATAAAAGATTACATCAAAAAATATGTGGGATAGATTTTTGTAATCCAGTAGGTTTAGCAGCAGGCTTTGATAAGAATGGAAATGCTGCAAATATTTGGAAGGAATTTGGATTTGGTTTTGCTGAAATTGGTACAGTTACTAAATTTGCTCAATCTGGTAATCCTAAACCAAGATTATTTAGATTAGCTAAGGAGCAAGCAGCATTAAATAGAATGGGATTTAATAATCATGGTGCAGAAAATCTTGTTAAAAACTTTTTAAAGCAAAATGTTGATTTAAAAAAACATAGAAAAAATAATTGTTTGGGCATAAATTTTGGGAAATCTAAAATTACAAGCTTATCCAAAGCTACAGAAGATTATTTAACTTCTTTAAAACTTTTGATTCCTTATTGTGATTACGCAGTTATAAATGTAAGTTCACCTAATACTGAAGGACTGAGAAAGTTACAAGATCCAATTCTTCTTAAAGAACTACTTAGAGAAGTCAAAAATTTAGATAATTGTCCTCCTTTATTTGTGAAAATCGCACCAGATTTAAGTTATAAAGATATCGAAGATATATGCCAATTAATAATTGATGAGAATATTGATGGAATAATTGCTACAAATACTAGTCTAGATAGATTAGGTTTTGAACAAAGAAAGATAAAGCAAACAGGGCTATTACTTTCTGAGGAAAATGGAGGATTAAGTGGCAAGCCACTTCAACGAAAAGCAAATAAAATAATTAGACATATTCACAATATTGATAATAATATTAATTTAATTGGAGTAGGTGGAATTGATAGTCCAGAATCTGCTTGGGAAAGAATTTGCTCTGGAGCATCTTTAGTACAAATATATACTGGATGGATCTATAAGGGGCCACAATTAGTCCCAAATATTCTTAACGGGATCCTAAAACAAATTAACATTCACCAATTATCAAATGTGAGAGAGGCTATTGGATCAAACTTAGAATGGATTGAATAA
- a CDS encoding ribonuclease H family protein — translation MNSQQNIAIEAATDGACSGNPGPGGWGGLIIFNDNSELEIGGSEENTTNNRMELTAAIKTLEKLKDFQLKENFKLRTDSKYVIEGYTKWIINWKRNGWKTSAGKSVQNLDLWQKIDNLRIKGLVMEFVKGHSGDKQNERVDLIATSYSKGIPLVGEVKKSFEAIDFSKKKETNKIQKLFSKNELLEQFAQKKYFLNSSELNELLGEESYILVEKYELFEWRNWRLIPKNQKYWIIENINT, via the coding sequence ATGAATAGTCAACAAAATATTGCAATTGAAGCTGCAACAGATGGTGCTTGCAGTGGAAACCCAGGTCCTGGTGGGTGGGGAGGACTAATAATTTTTAATGATAATAGTGAACTAGAAATAGGTGGTTCAGAAGAAAATACCACTAACAATAGGATGGAACTCACTGCAGCTATCAAAACTCTCGAAAAGTTAAAAGATTTTCAATTAAAAGAAAACTTTAAATTAAGAACAGATAGTAAATATGTAATTGAAGGCTATACAAAATGGATCATCAATTGGAAGAGAAATGGATGGAAAACAAGCGCAGGTAAATCTGTTCAAAATTTGGATTTATGGCAAAAAATAGATAATTTAAGAATAAAAGGCCTAGTGATGGAATTTGTCAAAGGTCATAGTGGGGATAAACAGAATGAGAGAGTTGATTTAATTGCCACAAGCTATAGCAAAGGAATACCTTTAGTTGGTGAAGTTAAAAAATCATTTGAAGCAATCGACTTTTCAAAGAAAAAAGAAACTAATAAAATTCAAAAATTATTCTCCAAAAATGAATTACTTGAACAATTTGCCCAAAAAAAATATTTTTTAAATTCTAGTGAATTGAATGAATTACTTGGAGAAGAAAGTTATATACTCGTTGAAAAATATGAATTGTTTGAATGGCGTAATTGGAGATTAATTCCTAAAAATCAAAAATATTGGATAATAGAGAATATTAATACTTAA
- the rplL gene encoding 50S ribosomal protein L7/L12, with protein MTAKTEEILDSLKSLSLLEASELVKQIEEAFGVSAAASAGVVMAAPGAGGGDGDGGAAEEKTEFDVILESFDAAAKIKVLKVVRNATGLGLGDAKALVESAPKTVKEGIAKADAETLKKEIEEAGGKVTLK; from the coding sequence ATGACTGCAAAAACTGAAGAAATTCTCGATTCATTAAAATCCCTCTCACTTTTAGAGGCATCTGAACTTGTTAAACAAATTGAAGAGGCATTTGGTGTCTCTGCAGCTGCATCAGCTGGTGTAGTAATGGCAGCTCCAGGAGCTGGCGGTGGAGATGGAGACGGCGGAGCAGCTGAAGAGAAAACTGAATTCGACGTAATTCTAGAAAGCTTCGATGCAGCGGCTAAAATCAAAGTCCTTAAAGTTGTAAGAAATGCTACTGGTCTTGGTCTTGGTGATGCAAAAGCACTTGTTGAATCAGCACCAAAGACAGTTAAAGAAGGTATTGCGAAAGCAGATGCTGAAACTTTAAAGAAAGAGATTGAAGAAGCTGGCGGTAAAGTTACACTAAAATAG
- the rplJ gene encoding 50S ribosomal protein L10 → MGRTIENKQKIVTEIKSLLDDSEMAVVLDYKGLTIKEMSDLRSRLQTNNGICKVTKNSLMRKAIDGNSNWTDLESLLTGTNAFVLIKEDVGGAVKAIQSFQKETKKSETKGALFEGRLLSESEIKEIASLPSREVLMAKIAGALNGVATKIAISINEVPSGIARSLKQHSEKSES, encoded by the coding sequence ATGGGCCGAACAATAGAGAATAAGCAAAAAATTGTCACAGAAATAAAATCTCTGTTAGATGATTCGGAAATGGCTGTAGTTCTTGACTATAAAGGTTTAACTATCAAGGAGATGTCTGATTTGCGATCAAGATTGCAAACAAATAATGGCATTTGCAAAGTTACTAAAAACTCATTAATGCGTAAAGCAATTGATGGCAATAGTAACTGGACTGATCTTGAATCCTTACTAACAGGGACTAATGCTTTTGTTTTAATCAAAGAAGATGTTGGAGGCGCTGTAAAAGCAATTCAATCTTTTCAGAAAGAGACAAAAAAATCCGAAACCAAAGGAGCTTTATTCGAGGGGAGACTTCTCAGCGAATCTGAAATAAAAGAGATCGCAAGTCTACCTTCAAGAGAGGTATTAATGGCAAAAATTGCCGGCGCATTAAATGGTGTTGCTACAAAAATTGCTATTTCTATCAATGAAGTACCTTCTGGAATTGCTAGATCACTTAAACAACATTCTGAAAAATCAGAATCTTAA
- the rplA gene encoding 50S ribosomal protein L1 codes for MKKLSKRMKALSTKIEDRTYAPLEALGIVKENANAKFDETIEAHIRLGIDPKYTDQQLRTTVALPNGTGQSIKIAVITSGENVAKAKSAGADLFGEEDLVESINKGNMDFDLLIATPDMMPKVAKLGRVLGPRGLMPNPKAGTVTGDIASAIKEFKAGKLEFRADKAGIVHVRFGKASFTENALFENLKTLQESIDKNKPSGAKGKYWRSFYLTSTMGPSVQVDINALQDYQPES; via the coding sequence ATGAAAAAACTATCCAAAAGAATGAAGGCTCTATCAACAAAGATAGAAGATCGCACGTATGCTCCCCTTGAAGCCTTAGGTATTGTCAAGGAAAATGCAAACGCTAAATTTGATGAGACTATTGAAGCCCATATTCGGTTAGGAATTGATCCTAAATATACAGATCAACAATTAAGAACAACAGTAGCTCTACCCAATGGAACTGGCCAAAGTATTAAAATTGCTGTTATAACAAGTGGTGAAAATGTAGCAAAAGCCAAATCTGCAGGTGCAGATCTTTTTGGAGAAGAGGATCTTGTAGAAAGCATTAATAAAGGCAATATGGATTTTGATTTGCTTATTGCGACTCCTGATATGATGCCAAAAGTAGCAAAACTTGGAAGAGTTTTAGGTCCAAGGGGGTTAATGCCAAATCCTAAAGCGGGTACTGTAACTGGTGATATAGCTAGTGCAATAAAAGAATTTAAAGCAGGCAAACTAGAATTTAGAGCAGATAAAGCTGGCATTGTGCATGTTCGCTTTGGGAAAGCTAGTTTTACCGAAAATGCCTTATTTGAAAACTTAAAGACATTACAAGAATCTATTGATAAAAATAAGCCTAGTGGTGCGAAGGGTAAGTATTGGAGAAGTTTTTATCTAACTTCAACTATGGGACCTTCAGTTCAAGTCGATATAAATGCCTTGCAAGATTATCAGCCTGAAAGTTAA
- the rplK gene encoding 50S ribosomal protein L11: MAKKIVAVIKLALQAGKANPAPPVGPALGQHGVNIMAFCKEYNARTQDKAGFVIPVEISVFEDRSFTFITKTPPASVLITKAAGIEKGAGESSKGSVGNISKSQLEEIAKTKLPDLNCTSIESAMKVIEGTARNMGVSITE; this comes from the coding sequence ATGGCAAAAAAAATTGTTGCGGTTATCAAGCTAGCACTTCAAGCTGGCAAAGCAAATCCAGCCCCACCAGTGGGTCCAGCTTTAGGTCAACACGGTGTAAATATCATGGCATTTTGCAAAGAATATAATGCAAGAACACAAGATAAAGCCGGTTTTGTTATACCTGTTGAAATTTCAGTTTTTGAAGATAGGAGCTTTACCTTTATAACCAAAACTCCACCTGCTTCAGTCTTAATAACTAAAGCCGCTGGAATAGAAAAAGGAGCTGGTGAGTCATCCAAAGGATCTGTTGGCAATATAAGTAAATCTCAATTAGAGGAGATAGCCAAAACAAAGCTTCCTGATTTAAACTGTACGAGTATTGAATCAGCTATGAAGGTAATTGAAGGAACTGCTCGAAACATGGGTGTTTCTATTACAGAATAA
- the nusG gene encoding transcription termination/antitermination protein NusG, which translates to MSNELTTNLSSQKANTSIARWYAVQVASSCEKKVKATLEQRSVTLGVNNRIIEIEIPQTPGIKLKKDGSRQTTEEKVFPGYVLVRMILDEDTMMAVKSTPNVINFVGAEDGRGSGRSRGHIKPRPLSRQEVNRIFKRASEKKAVIKLDLEEKDRIIVTSGPFKDFQGEVIEVSGERNKLKALLSIFGRETPVELEFSQINKQN; encoded by the coding sequence ATGAGTAATGAATTGACAACAAACCTTAGTTCTCAAAAGGCTAATACTAGTATTGCTAGATGGTATGCAGTTCAAGTTGCATCAAGCTGTGAAAAGAAAGTAAAAGCCACTCTCGAACAAAGGTCGGTAACTCTAGGTGTTAATAATAGAATTATAGAGATTGAAATTCCTCAAACTCCAGGTATTAAACTTAAGAAAGATGGTTCTAGACAAACTACAGAAGAAAAAGTTTTCCCTGGTTACGTATTGGTTAGGATGATTCTGGATGAAGATACAATGATGGCTGTAAAAAGTACTCCCAATGTTATTAATTTTGTTGGAGCGGAAGATGGAAGAGGCAGCGGTAGATCACGAGGACATATTAAACCTCGACCCTTATCCAGGCAAGAGGTAAATAGAATATTTAAGCGCGCCTCGGAGAAGAAAGCTGTAATAAAATTAGATCTTGAGGAAAAAGATAGAATTATCGTCACAAGTGGACCTTTTAAAGATTTCCAGGGTGAAGTTATAGAAGTTTCGGGTGAAAGAAATAAATTAAAAGCATTACTTTCAATATTTGGGCGCGAAACTCCTGTAGAATTAGAATTCTCCCAAATCAATAAACAAAATTAA
- the secE gene encoding preprotein translocase subunit SecE: MTSPTNQEPLKKEPSEIKEPKKKKNFLTSTFDELKLVVWPNKQQLFSESIAVIIMVSFSAAAIASVSRFYGWAASQIFR, encoded by the coding sequence GTGACAAGTCCTACTAATCAAGAACCTCTTAAAAAAGAGCCTTCTGAAATAAAAGAGCCGAAGAAAAAGAAGAATTTTTTAACTTCTACATTCGATGAACTCAAACTAGTTGTGTGGCCTAACAAACAACAGTTATTTAGCGAATCTATTGCTGTTATCATTATGGTATCCTTTTCTGCTGCGGCAATTGCATCTGTAAGTAGATTTTATGGATGGGCTGCATCACAAATTTTCCGTTAA